One Rhodohalobacter sp. SW132 DNA segment encodes these proteins:
- a CDS encoding response regulator, translating to MKNVKGKIILVDDQKYEKDLLNHSLEENEWNIKVEYFTNARDALDHLQENVDEIFLIISDMNMPGMNGMEFKKAIDRDEYLRQKTIPFIFASSDPVRKDVIEAYQYRVQGFFKKPDSIEDQAAMLETIIMYWVSCIHPDKDDITAQRSK from the coding sequence ATGAAAAACGTAAAGGGAAAAATCATCCTTGTTGACGACCAGAAATATGAAAAAGATCTGCTTAATCATTCACTTGAAGAAAATGAGTGGAATATAAAAGTTGAATATTTCACCAATGCCCGGGATGCTCTTGACCATCTTCAGGAAAACGTGGATGAAATATTCCTCATCATCTCTGACATGAACATGCCCGGCATGAACGGTATGGAATTCAAGAAAGCAATTGACAGAGATGAATATCTGCGCCAAAAAACGATCCCCTTTATCTTTGCAAGCAGTGATCCGGTCAGAAAGGATGTGATTGAGGCCTATCAATATCGCGTACAGGGATTTTTTAAAAAACCGGATTCAATAGAAGATCAGGCAGCTATGCTTGAAACGATCATTATGTATTGGGTATCGTGCATCCATCCGGATAAAGACGATATCACCGCCCAAAGGAGTAAGTAA